A stretch of the Dioscorea cayenensis subsp. rotundata cultivar TDr96_F1 chromosome 4, TDr96_F1_v2_PseudoChromosome.rev07_lg8_w22 25.fasta, whole genome shotgun sequence genome encodes the following:
- the LOC120259519 gene encoding auxin efflux carrier component 7-like isoform X1: protein MISYKDIANVLNAVIPLYVTMFLAYASVKWWKLFTPDQCSGINRFVAVFAIPLLSFEFISRINPFKLNYLFVAADAVSKVLVLLLLLFWSTFSENGSLDWCITAFSLTTLPNTLVMGIPLLKAMYGDNQEALMIQVVVLQSVIWYTLLLFLFELRAARNDLVLLVKVSDQMTRCSSTSRSSTKAEKNSDQDQQSIAQESDDQEDEVVHVIVAKPMSSSSPDLEQQRDRVVLHQNSNKVAPDSSEDEEYGKELHMFVWRCACCSNSEGLCEHSVQVCSRKDEESGDGGEKELDECEKREEQVLEKGSQVCSCMSTKMVRLIMTMVWSKLIRNPNTYASLFGLIWALVSSKWNIKKPAVMENSVTILSNAGLGMAMFSLGLFMALQPRIIACGSKLAAYGMLMRFIAGPAFMAIASIVVGVRGKTLKVSIVQAALPQGIVPFVFAREYNLHSEGYLRNDYFIAYHNTVLCVVGLVNLSVRNQLK, encoded by the exons ATGATCAGCTACAAAGACATCGCCAACGTCCTGAATGCAGTCATCCCTCTCTACGTTACCATGTTCTTGGCCTACGCCTCCGTCAAGTGGTGGAAACTCTTCACTCCTGACCAGTGCTCCGGCATCAACCGTTTCGTCGCTGTTTTTGCTATTCCTCTTCTCTCCTTTGAGTTCATCTCTCGCATCAATCCTTTTAAGCTTAACTATTTGTTTGTCGCTGCCGATGCCGTCTCCAAAGTCCttgttctccttctccttctcttctgGTCAACCTTCTCTGAAAATGGAAGCTTGGATTGGTGCATCACCGCCTTCTCTCTTACCACACTGCCTAACACCCTTGTCATGGGGATACCTCTCCTTAAAGCCATGTATGGGGACAACCAAGAAGCTTTGATGATCCAAGTTGTGGTTTTGCAAAGTGTTATTTGGTATACTCTCTTGCTTTTTCTCTTTGAGTTGAGAGCTGCTAGGAATGATTTGGTGTTGTTGGTCAAAGTTAGTGATCAGATGACCAGGTGCAGTAGTACTAGTCGTAGTAGTACTAAAGCTGAAAAGAATAGTGATCAAGATCAACAATCCATTGCTCAAGAGAGTGATGATCAGGAGGATGAAGTAGTGCATGTTATAGTAGCCAAACCGATGTCGTCTTCATCACCAGACTTGGAACAACAAAGAGATAGAGTAGTACTTCATCAAAACTCTAACAAGGTGGCTCCGGACTCTTCAGAGGATGAAGAGTATGGGAAAGAGCTTCATATGTTTGTTTGGCGTTGTGCTTGTTGTAGCAATTCAGaag GACTTTGTGAGCATTCAGTGCAAGTTTGCAGTAGAAAAGATGAGGAGAGTGGAGATGGAGGAGAAAAGGAATTAGATGAGTGTGAAAAGAGAGAAGAACAAGTACTGGAAAAGGGTAGTCAAGTTTGTTCATGTATGTCAACAAAAATGGTCAGATTGATCATGACCATGGTGTGGTCCAAACTCATCAGAAATCCAAACACATATGCCAGCCTTTTTGGTCTCATATGGGCCTTGGTTTCCTCCAA ATGGAACATCAAGAAGCCAGCGGTGATGGAAAATTCAGTGACAATCTTGTCAAATGCTGGTCTTGGGATGGCTATGTTTAGTCTGG GATTGTTCATGGCCTTGCAACCAAGAATTATAGCGTGTGGCAGCAAATTAGCAGCATATGGAATGCTGATGAGATTTATTGCTGGACCTGCTTTTATGGCAATTGCATCTATTGTAGTTGGCGTCAGAGGAAAAACACTCAAAGTCTCAATAGTTCAA GCTGCATTGCCTCAAGGAATCGTCCCTTTCGTCTTTGCCAGAGAGTATAATTTGCACAGTGAG GGTTATCTTCGGAATGATTATTTCATTGCCTATCACAATACTGTATTATGTGTTGTTGGGCTTGTGAATTTAAGCGTACGGAATCAACTAAAGTGA
- the LOC120259519 gene encoding auxin efflux carrier component 7-like isoform X2 has translation MISYKDIANVLNAVIPLYVTMFLAYASVKWWKLFTPDQCSGINRFVAVFAIPLLSFEFISRINPFKLNYLFVAADAVSKVLVLLLLLFWSTFSENGSLDWCITAFSLTTLPNTLVMGIPLLKAMYGDNQEALMIQVVVLQSVIWYTLLLFLFELRAARNDLVLLVKVSDQMTRCSSTSRSSTKAEKNSDQDQQSIAQESDDQEDEVVHVIVAKPMSSSSPDLEQQRDRVVLHQNSNKVAPDSSEDEEYGKELHMFVWRCACCSNSEGLCEHSVQVCSRKDEESGDGGEKELDECEKREEQVLEKGSQVCSCMSTKMVRLIMTMVWSKLIRNPNTYASLFGLIWALVSSKWNIKKPAVMENSVTILSNAGLGMAMFSLGLFMALQPRIIACGSKLAAYGMLMRFIAGPAFMAIASIVVGVRGKTLKVSIVQAALPQGIVPFVFAREYNLHSEVLSTGVIFGMIISLPITILYYVLLGL, from the exons ATGATCAGCTACAAAGACATCGCCAACGTCCTGAATGCAGTCATCCCTCTCTACGTTACCATGTTCTTGGCCTACGCCTCCGTCAAGTGGTGGAAACTCTTCACTCCTGACCAGTGCTCCGGCATCAACCGTTTCGTCGCTGTTTTTGCTATTCCTCTTCTCTCCTTTGAGTTCATCTCTCGCATCAATCCTTTTAAGCTTAACTATTTGTTTGTCGCTGCCGATGCCGTCTCCAAAGTCCttgttctccttctccttctcttctgGTCAACCTTCTCTGAAAATGGAAGCTTGGATTGGTGCATCACCGCCTTCTCTCTTACCACACTGCCTAACACCCTTGTCATGGGGATACCTCTCCTTAAAGCCATGTATGGGGACAACCAAGAAGCTTTGATGATCCAAGTTGTGGTTTTGCAAAGTGTTATTTGGTATACTCTCTTGCTTTTTCTCTTTGAGTTGAGAGCTGCTAGGAATGATTTGGTGTTGTTGGTCAAAGTTAGTGATCAGATGACCAGGTGCAGTAGTACTAGTCGTAGTAGTACTAAAGCTGAAAAGAATAGTGATCAAGATCAACAATCCATTGCTCAAGAGAGTGATGATCAGGAGGATGAAGTAGTGCATGTTATAGTAGCCAAACCGATGTCGTCTTCATCACCAGACTTGGAACAACAAAGAGATAGAGTAGTACTTCATCAAAACTCTAACAAGGTGGCTCCGGACTCTTCAGAGGATGAAGAGTATGGGAAAGAGCTTCATATGTTTGTTTGGCGTTGTGCTTGTTGTAGCAATTCAGaag GACTTTGTGAGCATTCAGTGCAAGTTTGCAGTAGAAAAGATGAGGAGAGTGGAGATGGAGGAGAAAAGGAATTAGATGAGTGTGAAAAGAGAGAAGAACAAGTACTGGAAAAGGGTAGTCAAGTTTGTTCATGTATGTCAACAAAAATGGTCAGATTGATCATGACCATGGTGTGGTCCAAACTCATCAGAAATCCAAACACATATGCCAGCCTTTTTGGTCTCATATGGGCCTTGGTTTCCTCCAA ATGGAACATCAAGAAGCCAGCGGTGATGGAAAATTCAGTGACAATCTTGTCAAATGCTGGTCTTGGGATGGCTATGTTTAGTCTGG GATTGTTCATGGCCTTGCAACCAAGAATTATAGCGTGTGGCAGCAAATTAGCAGCATATGGAATGCTGATGAGATTTATTGCTGGACCTGCTTTTATGGCAATTGCATCTATTGTAGTTGGCGTCAGAGGAAAAACACTCAAAGTCTCAATAGTTCAA GCTGCATTGCCTCAAGGAATCGTCCCTTTCGTCTTTGCCAGAGAGTATAATTTGCACAGTGAGGTGCTAAGCacagg GGTTATCTTCGGAATGATTATTTCATTGCCTATCACAATACTGTATTATGTGTTGTTGGGCTTGTGA
- the LOC120259489 gene encoding uncharacterized protein LOC120259489, with protein sequence MTGRNLFPAAILICIFLFIGTAFVSLDFKEKLPALETAGSTHSVLSEPCKSECKSSGGESLPRGIVSRTSDLEMQSLGGSPRSLKKKGKTTQKSLLAIAVGVKQKKVVNQIVQKFSSNNFVIMLFHYDGIVDGWKDMPWSGSALHVSAINQTKWWFAKRFLHPDIVSEYKYIFLWDEDLGVDHFHPGRYLSIIEKEGLEISQPALDTSKSQVHHRITARWRKGNVHRRIYNYHGGGQSCDENSINPPCTGWVEMMAPVFSRAAWHCVWYMIQNDLIHAWGLDIQLGYCAQGDRSKNVGVVDSEYLVHKALPTLGSYDDEKTTGETSNNLTEIKTEKSKAEVRAGSHASSDRSAVRYRSYRELEIFRRRWNQAVEEDKCWIDPYSKPKKKANNN encoded by the exons ATGACCGGAAGGAACCTTTTCCCTGCAGctattttaatatgtatatttcTCTTCATAGGGACTGCATTTGTTTCTTTGGATTTTAAGGAG AAATTACCAGCCTTGGAAACTGCAGGATCCACACATTCAGTGCTCTCAGAGCCATGCAAG AGTGAATGCAAATCTTCAGGTGGTGAATCATTGCCGAgaggcattgttagtagaacaTCAGATTTAGAGATGCAGTCTCTAGGTGGTTCTCCTCgttctttgaagaaaaag GGTAAAACAACTCAGAAGAGCCTATTGGCCATCGCTGTCGGGGTAAAGCAAAAGAAAGTTGTTAATCAAATTGTTCAAAAG TTCTcttcaaataattttgttattatgcttttccACTACGATGGTATTGTGGATGGATGGAAAGACATGCCCTGGAGTGGGAGTGCTTTGCATGTATCTGCCATTAATCAGACAAAATG GTGGTTTGCCAAACGCTTTTTACATCCAGATATTGTTTCAGAGTACAAGTATATTTTCCTTTGGGATGAAGATCTTGGAGTCGATCATTTCCATCCTGGACG TTATttatccatcattgaaaagGAAGGGTTGGAAATATCACAACCTGCATTAGACACATCCAAATCTCAAGTTCATCATCGAATTACTGCCCGTTGGAGGAAAGGAAATGTGCACAG GAGAATATACAATTATCATGGCGGTGGCCAGTCGTGTGATGAGAACAGTATTAATCCCCCATGCACTGG GTGGGTAGAAATGATGGCTCCGGTGTTCTCAAGAGCTGCTTGGCATTGTGTTTGGTACATGATCCAG AATGATTTGATTCACGCGTGGGGCTTAGACATACAACTAGGTTATTGTGCTCAG GGTGATCGAAGCAAAAATGTTGGCGTTGTCGATAGTGAATATTTAGTTCATAAGGCTTTACCAACACTTGGTAGCTATGATGATGAAAAG ACCACTGGAGAAACATCTAATAATCTCACTGAGATAAAGACTGAAAAGTCAAAAGCTGAG GTAAGGGCTGGATCTCATGCTTCTAGTGACAGATCTGCG GTTAGGTATCGATCTTATAGAGAACTTGAGATATTCCGAAGAAGATGGAATCAAGCAGTGGAAGAAGATAAATGTTGGATTGATCCATACAGCAAACCCAAAAAGAAGGCAAATAATAATTAG
- the LOC120259428 gene encoding uncharacterized protein LOC120259428, whose product MLLPSPRPALASSVHPRFLILFSSNHSNPTNPITTPTLSLTCPIFRPRSCRLRCSALRSQDGLFQPAKDVESTPGIEGSMIGEEKMTVGVGSPTLPATIGVHRMNLGDQAFFLLAFIACTTSVAFTSLVVAAVPTLFAMKRAAISLAKLADTAREELPSTMAAVRLSGMEISDLTLQLSDLSQEISDGINKSGQAVRAAEAGIRQIGSIAQSKTMSMIQERENLPSVSLQPLVAGAAKKTSLVVGQARKTFMNFIYRGESNARQESSQVE is encoded by the exons ATGCTTCTCCCGAGTCCGAGACCAGCTCTCGCGTCCTCCGTCCATCCTCGCTTCCTTATCCTCTTCTCTTCCAATCATTCAAACCCTACCAATCCGATCACCACTCCAACCCTCTCTCTCACATGCCCCATCTTCAGACCTCGCTCATGCCGCCTTCGCTGCTCTGCCCTCAGATCCCAAGATGGTCTTTTCCAGCCGGCGAAAGACGTGGAATCCACGCCTGGGATCGAGGGCTCTATGATTGGAGAAGAGAAGATGACTGTGGGAGTCGGAAGCCCTACCCTCCCTGCGACTATCGGAGTACATCGGATGAACTTGGGGGATCAGGCCTTCTTCCTTCTAGCCTTCATTGCCTGCACT ACATCTGTGGCTTTCACTAGCTTGGTTGTTGCTGCGGTTCCTACTCTCTTT GCAATGAAGAGAGCTGCAATTTCTCTTGCAAAGCTAGCAGATACAGCTCGAGAGGAGCTTCCTAGTACCATGGCTGCAGTCCGACTCTCTGGCATGGAAATCAGTGATCTTACTCTACAGTTGAGTGATCTAAG CCAAGAGATATCCGATGGTATTAACAAGTCAGGCCAAGCAGTGCGGGCTGCAGAAGCAGGAATCAGACAAATTGGTTCCATAGCACAGAGTAAAACCATGT CCATGATACAGGAGAGGGAAAACCTACCTAGTGTCTCTCTGCAACCCCTGGTTGCAGGCGCTGCAAAGAAAACCTCCCTTGTTGTTGGCCAAGCCAGGAAGACtttcatgaattttatttacAGAGGTGAATCAAATGCAAGGCAAGAGTCCAGCCAggttgaatga
- the LOC120259570 gene encoding oleoyl-acyl carrier protein thioesterase 1, chloroplastic-like, giving the protein MLKVCSTAGATGVAGAAAVVPPSRAQCRRLLPLAARDGPRRLMAVRCSREGSMAVSAPLETVVGEGKGLAEKLRLGRLLEDGLSYKESFIVRCYEVGINKTATVETIANLLQEVGCNHAQSVGFSTDGFATTNTMRELRLIWVTSRMHIEIYKYPAWGDVVEIETWCQGEGRIGTRRDWIIKDLATGAVIGRATSKWVMMNQDTRKLQRVTDEVREEYLVFCPRQPRLAFPEEDNASLKKIPKLKDPVENSRLGLTPRRADLDMNQHVNNVTYIGWVLESMPQEIIDTHELQMITLDYRRECQQDDVVDSLTSLELTEGEEKIVHHASTNGSASGKRDGLDHCQFLHFLRLAGTGLEINRGRTEWRKLVR; this is encoded by the exons ATGCTCAAGGTTTGCTCCACGGCCGGCGCCACCGGCGTTGCCGGCGCAGCAGCTGTTGTTCCTCCATCGAGGGCTCAATGCCGTCGTCTCTTGCCGTTGGCGGCGAGAGATGGGCCGCGGAGGTTGATGGCGGTGCGCTGCTCCCGCGAGGGCTCGATGGCGGTGTCGGCGCCGCTTGAGACGGTGGTCGGAGAGGGGAAGGGATTGGCGGAGAAGCTGAGGCTTGGAAGGCTTTTAGAGGATGGCTTGTCTTATAAGGAGAGCTTCATCGTCAGATGTTATGAGGTCGGCATCAATAAGACTGCGACTGTCGAGACCATCGCCAATCTCCTTCag GAAGTTGGCTGCAACCATGCACAGAGTGTTGGATTCTCTACTGATGGGTTTGCCACCACCAACACCATGAGAGAGCTTCGACTTATTTGGGTGACATCTCGTATGCATATAGAGATATACAAGTATCCAGCCTG GGGTGACGTTGTGGAGATTGAAACTTGGTGCCAAGGAGAAGGGAGGATTGGCACTCGGAGAGATTGGATTATCAAGGATTTAGCTACTGGTGCAGTTATTGGTAGAGCTACCAG CAAGTGGGTGATGATGAACCAAGACACCAGGAAGCTTCAACGGGTAACTGATGAAGTGAGGGAGGAATACCTTGTCTTCTGTCCAAGACAACCTAG ATTAGCATTTCCAGAAGAGGATAATGCTAGCTTGAAGAAAATTCCCAAACTTAAAGATCCAGTAGAAAATTCACGATTGGGACTTACG CCAAGGAGAGCTGATTTGGATATGAACCAACATGTAAACAATGTCACATACATTGGATGGGTTCTAGAG AGCATGCCTCAAGAAATAATCGACACCCATGAACTACAAATGATAACATTAGACTACAGACGGGAATGCCAGCAGGATGACGTGGTCGATTCTCTTACTAGCTTGGAGTTGACAGAGGGGGAAGAAAAGATAGTTCACCATGCTAGTACCAATGGGTCTGCCAGTGGAAAGAGAGATGGACTAGATCACTGTCAGTTTTTACATTTCCTGAGGCTTGCAGGCACCGGACTTGAGATAAATCGGGGACGCACTGAATGGAGAAAGTTGGTTAGATGA